The Alistipes megaguti sequence TCGCTGATCTCGGCCGACGGTGAGCGGACGATGATCACCCATTTGGGTGCGGCACTGGAGCTCTCGGCCGAAGAGATCGAACCGACGATCTTCGACGGCTACGACTGCCTCTATGTCGAGGGCTACCTGGTCCAGAACCACGACCTGATCCTCAAGACCGCCCGCACGGCCAAGGAGTGCGGGCTGAAGGTGGCCATCGACCTGGCCAGCTTCAACATCGTGGCCGAGAACCTCGAGTTCCTCCGTACGCTGGTCCACGAACACGTCGATATCGTCTTCGCCAACGAGGAGGAGGCCAAGACCTTCACCTGCGAGGCCGAACCGCTCAATGCCCTGCAGCAGATCTCGGAGATGTGCGAACTGGCCGTCGTGAAGATCGGCACCAAAGGGGCGATGATCAAACAGGGCGACGAGGTGGTCCACGTGGGCATCATGGCCGCGGCCAAGCGGGTCGACACGACGGGTGCCGGCGACTTCTATGCCGCCGGATTCCTCGCGGGACTCTGCGACGGGCTTTCGCTCCGACAGTGCGGCACGATCGGTGCCATCACGGCCGGCAAGGTAATCGAAGTCGTGGGCACGACCTTCGGCGAAGAGGCCTGGGAGGAGATCTACCAGCTGGTCAACAAGGTCAAGCACGAAAAATACCTCTTCTGACCCGTACGCATCATTCATAACCCGCTACCAAAATGACAATAAATCTCGATATGACGGGGTTTATTGTCATTTTCAATCTTTCGCGCAATGGAGAAAATATGGAGTTCTCTCAAAATCCAGTTCAGGAACCGATTCGATTTCATCCTCTACGGCCAACGAATCGGATACATCAATATTTTCACCATACTCATCGATTTTTTCATTCTACTGTATTCAGTTTTTGATTACAGGAACCTGATTCACGTCGACAATATTGCCCTATTACTCTTTCTCATTTTCTCTACTCTGATTTGGCAAATACTCAGCTTCATCAGGGACTTCCACTTCTACACAAAACGGACAACATATTACAATGCCCATAATCGGCTCAAACAAAATCGTCCGCAGATGGCTGAAGAATTAAACGCCATCTATTCGGAAGGTCCGGCATTTCCAAACACCGCAATAAAATATAGCGAAACCATAGATTGCCTACTACAGAGCAACACACCCATTCGAACGATCCCATGCTCGGACAAAGAAAAACGGGTATGGAGCTACATCAAGAATTATCGGGATATTCTACAGCCCTTTCTCAATGAGAAGTGGCATGAAATGAAAAACAGGAGAGGCAGTTTCTACAACGAGAAAAAATTATGCATGGCCTCTGAGTTCAAGGAAAGCAACAATCAATGGTTTGTCAGGGTTTGCAAAGGTTGCTACTACAACTCCTATCTCACCAACATGATTTATACCAAGAAACTCTCCCATCAAAGCGGATGGGGCATAACTCCTCCTGCCAACATAAGTACATACGCCATACGGCCGTTCGAAAAATCCGTCATGAGCGATCACATCGGAATATCCACCCTGGCCATCACGGCGGACGGTTATGTCATCATTCTGCATCAAAACGACAAAGCCCTTACATCAACGGATCGGCTGATGCCCTCTGCCTCCGGATCTGTCGATTTCAAAGACTTCCATCCAAATACAGACTTCAGACAAACACTGATCACGGCCGCCGAAAGAGAGTTGAAAGAAGAGACGAATCTTACAAAAGACCTTATCGAATATACCAAACCCATCGGTTTTTATCGCGATCTTGGCAGAGGTGGAAAGCCGGAATTCTGCTGCATCACACAGTTGAATGTCAATCTGTTCGAAATAAACACAATACGGCCAAGCAGCGAAGAACAGAGAGATGACTTTGAGACCTACCAGATATTGGGATCGACCTATCTTCTTGACGGTAAGGACTTTGATCGCTTTTCGAATATTATACACAACTCATCCGAGAACGAGGAAGAACGCCCATCACTGGCGCTATTCATGTGTTTCACGACATTGTGCCGCTATTTTTCGCGAAAAGAGACGGCCTAACCGATCCGAGCAAAGAGCCCGCGCGAGATCCCGCAGCGCAGACGCAGCAGCCAGAGCGACTT is a genomic window containing:
- a CDS encoding adenosine kinase — translated: MKRVIGIGNALTDMLVNLKTDSVLGRFKLAKGSMSLVDTRLQTEISKSVAGLPYSLSLGGSAGNTIRAMAQLGCSVGFIGKVGPDTTGDFFVQALENLGIEPIIFRGQERSGKCVSLISADGERTMITHLGAALELSAEEIEPTIFDGYDCLYVEGYLVQNHDLILKTARTAKECGLKVAIDLASFNIVAENLEFLRTLVHEHVDIVFANEEEAKTFTCEAEPLNALQQISEMCELAVVKIGTKGAMIKQGDEVVHVGIMAAAKRVDTTGAGDFYAAGFLAGLCDGLSLRQCGTIGAITAGKVIEVVGTTFGEEAWEEIYQLVNKVKHEKYLF